The following proteins come from a genomic window of Chloroflexota bacterium:
- a CDS encoding Lrp/AsnC ligand binding domain-containing protein, which yields MIAYVLLQVSAGRARAVEGWLRKLEGVEEAYAIYGEHDVIAKVEVPDGPGLDSLIVEAIQGSPDVVATTTLIAMERYPKALRRRATRRRRARRATGAGVEAPKRKRRARRAKPAVSAEGPAEAPPAGPAT from the coding sequence TTGATCGCTTATGTTCTGCTTCAGGTCTCTGCCGGGAGGGCGCGGGCGGTTGAGGGCTGGCTGAGAAAGCTGGAGGGCGTGGAGGAGGCCTACGCCATCTACGGCGAACACGATGTTATCGCCAAGGTGGAAGTGCCTGATGGCCCGGGCCTTGACAGTCTGATTGTGGAGGCCATCCAGGGAAGTCCCGATGTGGTGGCCACCACTACCCTCATCGCTATGGAACGCTACCCCAAGGCCCTCCGCCGGAGGGCCACTCGCCGGAGGCGGGCCCGCCGGGCCACCGGGGCCGGGGTGGAAGCCCCAAAGAGAAAGCGCCGCGCCCGCAGGGCCAAACCGGCTGTTTCCGCCGAAGGCCCAGCCGAGGCACCTCCGGCAGGGCCAGCCACATAG
- a CDS encoding twin-arginine translocase TatA/TatE family subunit, whose protein sequence is MDLFGIGSTELMVALVLALLVLGPQKLVKFARTAGKAMRRMRDMSGELTRSITDAVGEEEEKPSAKQSPDEKKKKVSPLQKIGDEIKQALTLEEEKPAPSPGSSPNEKKKVSPLQKIGDDITRALSLEEEQPAPGPGSSPAGEVAAPATEKPGKKGEDIGQSLRKMHQEINEALGDKKSPGSGSPGQTDE, encoded by the coding sequence ATGGATCTCTTCGGCATCGGAAGCACGGAGCTAATGGTGGCCCTGGTCCTGGCCCTGCTGGTGCTGGGACCCCAGAAGCTGGTGAAGTTTGCCCGCACGGCGGGCAAGGCGATGCGCAGGATGCGGGATATGAGCGGAGAGCTTACCCGGTCAATCACCGATGCGGTCGGCGAGGAGGAGGAAAAACCATCCGCCAAACAAAGCCCCGATGAGAAGAAGAAGAAGGTGTCTCCGCTCCAGAAGATAGGCGACGAGATTAAGCAGGCCCTCACCCTGGAGGAAGAGAAGCCGGCCCCCAGCCCAGGCTCCAGCCCCAATGAGAAGAAGAAAGTGTCTCCCCTTCAGAAAATAGGCGATGACATTACCCGGGCTCTCTCCCTGGAAGAAGAGCAGCCCGCCCCCGGCCCGGGCTCCAGCCCCGCGGGAGAAGTGGCGGCCCCCGCCACAGAAAAGCCCGGCAAGAAGGGTGAGGACATAGGACAGAGCCTCCGAAAGATGCACCAGGAGATTAACGAGGCACTCGGCGACAAGAAGTCCCCCGGCAGCGGAAGCCCCGGCCAGACAGATGAATGA
- the tatC gene encoding twin-arginine translocase subunit TatC codes for MNEKDPRSAEAIAEAREKKLTLWGHLDELRRRLFRVAIALVLGSGLGFYLAPSILQFLLRPMGGEKPQAIELTEYLAVYFNLSLLTGLAVALPVVLYETIMFLLPGLTPRERRYVYILLPSASLLFVIGLLFSNFVLLPPALGFLLHWGSDIVTIQPRIGNYINVITRLMFWTGIIFETPLLMVFLAKIGVMSYRTFARGRRWILILAFVVGAIVTPTMDPINQTMVAVPVIILYELGIWISWLVARPKKTEAS; via the coding sequence ATGAATGAAAAGGACCCACGCTCGGCAGAAGCGATAGCAGAGGCCAGGGAAAAGAAACTCACCCTCTGGGGCCACCTTGACGAGCTGCGCCGTCGGCTTTTCCGGGTGGCTATTGCACTGGTCCTGGGGTCAGGCCTGGGCTTCTACCTGGCACCCAGCATCCTCCAGTTCCTCCTCCGTCCCATGGGGGGGGAAAAGCCGCAGGCCATTGAGCTCACCGAGTATCTCGCCGTCTACTTCAACCTCTCCCTGCTGACGGGCCTTGCCGTTGCTCTTCCGGTGGTGCTCTACGAGACAATAATGTTCCTGCTCCCCGGGCTCACCCCCCGGGAGCGGCGTTATGTCTACATCCTCCTGCCCTCCGCCTCCCTGCTGTTCGTCATCGGGCTGCTCTTCAGCAACTTCGTCCTCCTGCCCCCGGCCCTGGGCTTCCTCCTCCACTGGGGAAGCGATATTGTCACGATCCAGCCAAGGATAGGCAACTACATCAATGTGATCACCAGGCTCATGTTCTGGACGGGGATAATTTTTGAGACACCCCTCTTGATGGTCTTCCTGGCAAAGATCGGCGTGATGAGCTACCGGACCTTTGCCCGGGGACGCCGCTGGATATTAATCCTGGCCTTCGTTGTGGGGGCTATAGTAACCCCCACCATGGACCCGATAAACCAGACAATGGTCGCCGTGCCTGTTATCATTCTATATGAACTGGGGATATGGATTTCCTGGCTGGTAGCCAGGCCAAAGAAGACTGAAGCGAGCTAG